Proteins from a single region of Pyxidicoccus xibeiensis:
- a CDS encoding translocation/assembly module TamB domain-containing protein — protein MASPSRNGPRTALLLVLLVLSGSVMLLRMEASWEVACTLARRNLPDVLGLDVGIGRCELDPLGSRVLVHGFSLFLPGTDTPLVAADTAEVQLGFLRPLTGRLTLALVRASRPRVTLDLSKPSPPEPGKKPAGCFLDPLERLRVARLDITGAELRLALPEGRRVEVGELDVRWVERWGVIELDVEARRGLVRLGPDGQELALAQLAVAGAVDPDEALLELERAEVSLDDITTTVSGRVESLCDPHLALDAQVFLPLRTLSQAKLVPKPATGHLWTRVSIAGKPASPAISLELSGSGLGYDRFGPTNLTARLSYSGDEVRVEDVVVPVGAGKVRAEARLGLTPNFPLEVTLSTEEASLGRILDRAGVKGSWVDFPATLDAKLSGNLLPRFSLAGPLDLRTGPFVLATRAYDAPEADGLTILEFDKGRAQAQVKLQADRVSFNQITAESGRTRVHGDVGLLIGDGLGLDIHGHGDLDLADFGHIAGLQWAGRGSATYAISGPASEVKIEAGLSMRDFVFWNLSLGVLQGKLAYSDGVLGFPSFTGQKGRTQYYGKAGVEFGRLLGLRLEVNVPQGRTEDLVDVVAGLSPSLGVLQGTVSGTATGRVEVDSPVEKLEGLVAFDVKDTAYYGRRLGDGSLRLRFVDGKAMVLERTELKGPLGRTWADGTFFFAGGLDYRFGGAALSLAEVVGPELATPMGIQGTMVMDGTVSGTADVPVVDATLKAPSVSFADRNLGAMSLTGQLVGRNFEVKGQPFQDANGRVRITVQDDWPYEAEGSLSLPEIRPLLPSGPVWAGVSGQLAGTVSAKGLLLAPAGSQVSATVDRLVLSRDDLRGENAGPIVLAYAGGRLDVQPFRFTGQHVDLSLGGWMSPRGMAVTLRGGGDVRLLESMLPSMVERATGRVTVDAEATGTLESPSVVGIVELLDLRLALRDWPVNVRNLSARLEMTGQRVLLEHLQAQLNEGRVSARGDVRLERFLPQRLGLTVQLDEVPYRLTEDLPATFSGLLQVIGPPQGFTVTGGLDIVKLRYQKALDVESLLKSLQKRSHVVASSSTSASGEPQKPWVIWDVNVHLGDVRVDNNLAKARLLGDLRLTGTDLRPGLLGRMELAEGSQAFFRNNPFTISQGQLEFQDPTSIDPVFEVQAQTQVREYVVKLHAFGKPADPQILLSSEPALVEGDIVSLLTLGFTSSDRDTAATASAGLAAEALFNVSGLDRQLQRFLPSNPVLRDLSLQIATTYNDATRQAEPTAQLESKFLSEQLKIGMTQPVSGRGTRARAEYRFDDRLSAQAQWDNENSEASFGNLGLELKLSWEVE, from the coding sequence TTGGCCTCCCCGAGCCGCAACGGTCCGCGCACGGCGCTCCTGCTGGTGCTCCTCGTCCTGTCGGGGAGCGTCATGCTGTTGCGCATGGAGGCCTCGTGGGAGGTGGCCTGCACGCTGGCGCGGCGCAACCTGCCGGACGTGCTCGGGCTGGACGTGGGCATCGGCCGCTGTGAGCTGGACCCGCTCGGCTCGCGCGTGCTGGTGCACGGCTTCTCGCTCTTCCTGCCGGGCACGGACACGCCGCTGGTGGCGGCGGACACGGCGGAGGTGCAGCTCGGCTTCCTGCGGCCGCTCACCGGCCGGCTGACGCTGGCGCTGGTGCGGGCCTCTCGGCCGCGCGTGACGCTGGACTTGTCGAAGCCGTCTCCGCCCGAGCCCGGCAAGAAGCCCGCGGGCTGCTTCCTGGACCCGCTGGAGCGGCTGCGGGTGGCGCGGCTGGACATCACCGGCGCGGAGCTGCGGCTGGCGCTGCCGGAGGGCCGCCGCGTGGAGGTGGGCGAGCTGGACGTGCGCTGGGTGGAGCGCTGGGGCGTCATCGAGCTGGACGTGGAGGCGCGCCGCGGGCTGGTGCGGCTGGGGCCGGACGGCCAGGAGCTGGCGCTGGCACAGCTGGCGGTGGCGGGCGCGGTGGACCCGGACGAGGCGCTGCTGGAGCTGGAGCGCGCGGAGGTGTCGCTGGACGACATCACCACCACCGTGTCCGGCCGCGTGGAGTCCCTGTGCGACCCGCACCTGGCGCTGGACGCGCAGGTGTTCCTGCCGCTGCGCACGCTGTCCCAGGCGAAGCTGGTGCCGAAGCCCGCCACCGGCCACCTCTGGACGCGCGTGTCCATCGCCGGCAAGCCAGCCTCTCCCGCGATTTCTCTGGAGCTGTCCGGCAGCGGGCTGGGCTACGACAGGTTCGGCCCCACCAACCTCACCGCGCGCCTGTCGTACTCGGGAGACGAGGTCCGCGTGGAGGACGTGGTGGTGCCGGTGGGCGCGGGGAAGGTGCGCGCCGAGGCCCGGCTGGGGCTGACGCCCAACTTCCCGCTGGAGGTGACGCTGTCCACGGAGGAGGCGTCGCTGGGGCGCATCCTGGACCGGGCCGGCGTGAAGGGCTCGTGGGTGGACTTCCCGGCCACGCTGGACGCGAAGCTGTCCGGCAACCTGCTGCCGCGCTTCTCGCTGGCGGGGCCGCTGGACCTGCGCACCGGGCCCTTCGTGCTGGCCACGCGCGCCTACGACGCGCCGGAGGCGGACGGGCTCACCATCCTGGAGTTCGACAAGGGCCGCGCCCAGGCGCAGGTGAAGCTGCAGGCGGACCGCGTGTCCTTCAACCAGATCACCGCGGAGTCCGGCCGCACGCGCGTGCATGGGGACGTGGGCCTGCTCATCGGCGACGGGCTGGGGCTGGACATCCACGGCCACGGCGACCTGGACCTGGCGGACTTCGGCCACATCGCCGGCCTGCAGTGGGCGGGGCGGGGGAGCGCCACGTACGCGATTTCGGGCCCCGCGTCGGAGGTCAAGATTGAAGCGGGCCTGTCCATGCGCGACTTCGTCTTCTGGAACCTCTCGCTGGGGGTGCTGCAGGGGAAGCTGGCGTACTCGGACGGGGTGCTGGGCTTCCCCTCCTTCACCGGCCAGAAGGGGCGCACGCAGTACTACGGCAAGGCGGGCGTGGAGTTCGGGCGGCTGCTGGGCCTGCGGCTGGAGGTGAATGTCCCGCAGGGGCGTACCGAGGACCTGGTGGACGTGGTGGCCGGCCTCAGCCCCTCGCTGGGGGTGCTGCAGGGGACGGTGAGCGGCACGGCCACGGGGCGGGTGGAGGTGGACAGCCCGGTGGAGAAGCTCGAGGGGCTGGTGGCCTTCGACGTGAAGGACACCGCCTACTACGGCCGCCGCCTGGGGGATGGCAGCCTGCGGCTGCGCTTCGTGGACGGCAAGGCGATGGTGCTGGAGCGCACCGAGCTGAAGGGGCCGCTGGGGCGCACGTGGGCGGATGGGACGTTCTTCTTCGCCGGCGGGCTGGACTACCGCTTCGGCGGGGCCGCCCTGTCGCTGGCGGAGGTGGTGGGGCCGGAGCTGGCGACGCCCATGGGCATCCAGGGGACGATGGTGATGGACGGCACGGTGTCCGGCACCGCCGACGTGCCGGTGGTGGACGCCACGCTGAAGGCCCCGAGCGTCAGCTTCGCCGACCGCAACCTGGGCGCCATGAGCCTCACCGGGCAGCTGGTGGGCCGGAACTTCGAGGTGAAGGGCCAGCCCTTCCAGGACGCCAATGGCCGGGTGCGCATCACCGTCCAGGATGACTGGCCCTACGAGGCGGAGGGCTCGCTGTCGTTGCCGGAAATCCGGCCGCTGCTGCCGTCGGGGCCGGTGTGGGCCGGCGTCTCCGGGCAGCTCGCCGGCACGGTGAGCGCGAAGGGGCTGTTGCTGGCGCCCGCCGGCTCGCAGGTGAGTGCCACGGTGGACCGGCTGGTGCTGTCGCGCGACGACCTGCGCGGGGAGAACGCGGGCCCCATCGTCCTGGCCTATGCGGGCGGGCGGCTGGACGTGCAGCCCTTCCGCTTCACGGGCCAGCACGTGGACCTGTCGCTGGGCGGGTGGATGAGCCCGCGCGGCATGGCCGTCACCCTGCGGGGCGGCGGCGACGTGCGCCTGCTGGAGTCGATGCTCCCCTCCATGGTGGAGCGCGCCACCGGCCGCGTCACCGTGGACGCGGAGGCCACCGGCACGCTGGAGTCGCCGTCGGTGGTGGGCATCGTCGAGCTGCTCGACTTGCGGCTGGCGCTGCGGGACTGGCCCGTCAACGTGCGCAACCTGTCCGCGCGCCTGGAGATGACGGGCCAGCGCGTGCTGCTGGAGCATCTCCAGGCCCAGCTCAACGAGGGCCGGGTGTCCGCGCGCGGTGACGTGCGGCTGGAGCGCTTCCTGCCCCAGCGGCTGGGCCTCACGGTGCAGCTGGACGAGGTGCCCTACCGCCTCACGGAGGACCTGCCGGCCACCTTCTCCGGACTGCTCCAGGTGATTGGCCCGCCGCAGGGCTTCACCGTCACGGGCGGGCTGGACATCGTCAAGCTGCGCTACCAGAAGGCGCTGGACGTGGAGTCGCTGCTCAAGTCGCTCCAGAAGCGCAGCCACGTGGTGGCGTCGTCCTCCACCTCCGCTTCGGGGGAGCCGCAGAAGCCGTGGGTCATCTGGGACGTGAATGTGCACCTGGGCGACGTGCGGGTGGACAACAACCTGGCCAAGGCCCGCCTGCTGGGCGACCTGCGGCTGACGGGGACGGACCTGCGGCCGGGCCTGCTGGGGCGGATGGAGCTGGCCGAGGGCAGCCAGGCGTTCTTCCGCAACAACCCCTTCACCATCAGCCAGGGGCAGCTCGAGTTCCAGGACCCCACCAGCATCGACCCCGTCTTCGAGGTGCAGGCCCAGACGCAGGTGCGCGAGTACGTGGTGAAGCTGCACGCCTTCGGCAAGCCGGCGGACCCGCAGATCCTCCTCTCCTCGGAGCCGGCGCTGGTAGAGGGGGACATCGTCTCCCTGCTCACCCTGGGCTTCA
- a CDS encoding ExeA family protein — protein sequence MTTYLDFFELTQEPFSNAPVSRFYYNSAQHSQALTRLMHAVSYMKGLSILIGDIGAGKTTLARRMLDSLPESEYEAALLVIIHSGITANWLLRRIALQLGVENPAQEKLALLSQLYQRLLQIYESGKKAVVLIDEAQMLETRELMEEFRGLLNLEVPERKLISFVFFGLPEIEKNLKLDPPLAQRVAMRYKLEPFTAESTEAYVKHRLRLAGCPRMPFSPDALLAVHQHSSGSPRVINTLCDNALFEAFLARQETVSAELVHRIGKNLGLQGINTPAQEAGERAGASVTALPRTSNSKVDLAEIDRYLEGLGKL from the coding sequence ATGACGACCTACCTCGACTTCTTCGAGCTGACCCAGGAGCCCTTCTCCAACGCTCCGGTGAGCCGCTTCTATTACAACTCCGCGCAGCACTCGCAGGCGCTCACCCGGCTGATGCACGCCGTGAGCTACATGAAGGGCCTGTCCATCCTCATCGGCGACATCGGCGCGGGCAAGACGACGCTGGCGCGCCGCATGCTCGACTCGCTGCCCGAGTCCGAGTACGAGGCCGCGCTGCTGGTCATCATCCACTCCGGCATCACCGCCAACTGGCTCTTGCGGCGCATCGCCCTGCAGCTGGGCGTGGAGAACCCGGCACAGGAGAAGCTGGCGCTGCTGTCGCAGCTGTACCAGCGCCTGCTGCAGATCTACGAGTCCGGCAAGAAGGCCGTCGTCCTCATCGACGAGGCGCAGATGCTGGAGACGCGCGAGCTGATGGAGGAGTTCCGGGGGCTGCTCAACCTGGAAGTGCCGGAGCGCAAGCTCATCTCCTTCGTCTTCTTCGGGCTGCCGGAAATCGAGAAGAACCTCAAGCTGGACCCGCCGCTCGCGCAGCGGGTGGCCATGCGCTACAAGCTGGAGCCCTTCACCGCCGAGTCCACCGAGGCGTATGTGAAGCACCGCCTCCGGCTCGCGGGCTGCCCGCGCATGCCGTTCTCGCCCGACGCGCTGCTGGCGGTGCACCAGCACTCGTCCGGCTCGCCGCGCGTCATCAACACGCTGTGCGACAATGCCCTCTTCGAGGCCTTCCTGGCGCGCCAGGAGACTGTCTCGGCCGAGCTGGTGCACCGCATCGGGAAGAACCTGGGCCTGCAGGGCATCAACACGCCCGCCCAGGAAGCAGGCGAGCGGGCAGGCGCCTCCGTCACGGCCCTCCCCCGGACGTCCAATAGCAAGGTGGATCTGGCGGAGATCGACCGCTACCTCGAAGGGCTGGGTAAGCTGTAG